From the Gallaecimonas mangrovi genome, one window contains:
- the ccmD gene encoding heme exporter protein CcmD yields the protein MYFHSFKAFLAQGHHGFYVWLAYGTTLTALILLVLWLWGQERALIRSLQKRQARMQRQARRQQGESRNEPSS from the coding sequence ATGTATTTTCATAGTTTTAAGGCATTTTTGGCCCAAGGGCATCACGGCTTTTACGTTTGGTTGGCCTATGGCACAACCTTAACTGCCTTGATTTTATTAGTACTGTGGTTGTGGGGGCAGGAACGCGCTCTAATTCGAAGTCTGCAAAAACGCCAAGCCCGGATGCAACGGCAAGCAAGAAGACAACAAGGGGAAAGTCGTAATGAACCCTCGTCGTAA